Below is a window of Bacteroidota bacterium DNA.
TTTTCAAGGGCAAAAAAATCACGTTTTTCTTTTATAAAAACGTGAATTACAAAGTCGAAGTAGTCTAGCAATATCCATTCCCTATTCTCAAAACCTTCCTTTACAAGGGGCTTCTCATTAGCGGTTTTACTAACATTCTCAATTATAAATTTTGCGATTGATTCTATATGAGTTCCTGAGGTACCATGGCAAATAATGAACATATCGGTAACTGCATTTTTCAAAGCTCTTAAGTCAAGTGTTGTAATATCCAATGCTTTCTTTTCTCTCATTGAATCAATAATACAATGCTGTAAAAACTGTTTTTTTTCTTTGTTTTCTTTCATTAAAAAAAATGAATTTTTAATTTTACTGCAAAAGTAAAATTTTATTTTCAAATGGACTAAACAAATAATTGATTAGTAGTTTTATAAAGTGTAAATATTTTCAAACTAAGCCGCCATAGAATTCAATTGTAATTGAAAATATTCAGATAGACCTTAATAAATTGCGAATAATCAGAAATATTCAAGTGTAACTGAATATTTGCAAAAACATTGTTTTAGTATAAATTGG
It encodes the following:
- the rsfS gene encoding ribosome silencing factor, which translates into the protein MKENKEKKQFLQHCIIDSMREKKALDITTLDLRALKNAVTDMFIICHGTSGTHIESIAKFIIENVSKTANEKPLVKEGFENREWILLDYFDFVIHVFIKEKRDFFALEKLWGDSIIKTYDNNLSKDNN